The nucleotide window TTTTAGTATTCGATTCAAGAATTAATCATCATTGGCAAAATTGAGATACAAAAGCTACGCTCGAAGTAATAGTGAAATTGCTGATTACTTAGTTGCAAACGGGTTGAAGATACATAAAGTTTAGGTATAAGCATATTCTGCTAAATATTGTTATCAATAACTACGATAACATTTGCCATTTAAGTAGGTAGTGTGTTTATCTTTGCTGAGAAGTTTATTGCGAAAATTACGCTAGTCTTCATATTAATTTACTCAATTTGAATCAGACGAGCGATAGTTGGTGCCATCCTCGTGCCGCGATAAAATCCTTTTACTATCATTAAtggtaacaattatttttaatagctaGCTAACTTTGGTGAAGTTTAATGAGTGTAATTTTCGCTATATTAACAGTAACTAGTTGCGTGTGACTGTActgatgaaattattatttttgcgtgTTTTTTTAACATTGGCGGTGACCCCTGTGATTATAAATCATGTTAATTGGGGAACCTACATTATAATGAGGTGTTGGTTGATATTCTCATTTGAAACACAGAAGTAAAACTTACTATGAAGCGCGTTTTACAAAATgatttgtgaaataaattgtttctcAAAGACACATTTTCGACCAGTCATTTTAGGTCTTTGCTACGTTTGACCAGCTAATCGTTTTTTAGACTTCTGCTATGTAGGTCACGCCGATAATGAATAAGACAAGGAGGTGAAAATGTCTTTTAGAgtgttacagaaataaatattgcaagttTCTAAGTTTAGCCAGCGGTCAATATCCCGCAGTAGTTTCCGCAGTCAGCAAGGTGATTTCTCTAGGGGAatcttttcttataaataaattttaaagtatGATTGGACGCACTAGACATTATTTTGGGGAAATAATAAGTTTCGAAATATGAAGATTCCacgtagtattttatatttttggcatattaataatttgcataagATATACAAAGCAAAAATACTGCTAGAAAATTTTTGATTCGCTATTTTCAGTGAAGGATATTTTTCTGATAAGGCACGggccaaaattattatttattaattaattttaaagttcaatAAAGTTTTATCTATTCCAATTTGGGGGTCTTGTACCTATTTACAACGGTTGACCAAACAGTTGATACGCGGAAGCCAATACTCCTTGGTGGCCTATTCTGGTGGCGTACGATATGGGCGCTCGATATCagagctgtgacgtcacagtcacaCACAATCGCATTGTACTTGTTTTCGAGCAGTCACGTGAGCCAAAGGTTAGAAGTTATCAAGTTCAATTGAAACCTAAGGGGGCTATTGGATTTGTTAGTGATTTTAGGTTCGATCATTGCGTCCCTGTTGTTTATAaatagtagatatttttttttatatgtacgaATTGCGTTTATATGTACCGTCTTCATATTTGAAGGCATCTTTTAACTTTCTACACGCGTCGCAAAGTTGTGTGTAGCGACTTtttttgttctatatttttattgatctaCACCGCATATGGTGCAGTTCCCTCTAGTAGGTAaatgtattacatatttataatatccgTTCGATGTTATCGATTTAATCCAACAGCAATAATACTCGGGGAGTTTTATGTAACACATTTTAATCTAATGTTTATAAAACTCATTTTATCATTAATTAGATAAAAACGACTATCTCATTTTAGTATGATGAGTGCAGAAGCTGTAATGTCATGATAACATAATAGGCATGAACTCAGTATCTATGAATTCTGCGTTCGAAGTAAATCATGTGATGTATCTATCTGGCCGGATTTGAACTCGCGACATTATGACGTGGCAAACAAGATACGATTTCTCTTAATTTGCGTGTTTATTATTCATCAGAAGATAATGCTGTAAtgattgattaaattaaaattgattgtttcTATTTTGTCCTCAGATAACTTGGATCAAAATGACGATGCCGAACAAGCACTACCTCAACATCGATATGTCTAAGTTCCCCGCGAATGTGACGAAGGGCGATCCTCGCCACCACATCTACCAACCCATCGATAAGCCAGCCGGCCTCATCTACGCGCAGCTACGCCGTAGACCCAAAAGTCACTTGTGACACCGCGCTACGCCGCGTAGCGCTACGACATCTTAGTTTTATATTCGTTCCACCATTATCTTCGTTGTAAACAAGGGGATGTTCCTGTTATTCGCCCCTTACTCATCTTTATTACCCTCTAAGAATTATAGACAAATATCGCCATTGTAAGTTCACTATTTTATAAACAACGTTAATTAATTGTATCTAAATGTAATTTACTCGTTATGTAATCTAGTCAAGTTCTTAttgtaatcattttatttactgtACCAAATGTATGTTGGGTACAGTTCTAATGAGGTTTCTAACCATATAAGATTGTTACAAATAATCTAATAAGTATGACTAagttaaataaacattcaaaGTATTAAACTTGTGTTTTCAATGAAGAGACaaaaagataatataatttttcatggatatttattaaatacaaaacatgtTGCTTACTTTCACTACGTTGCGTTGCAGTTTACAATGTTTATTGAATCTCGTAAAgagacattattattgatataatattacGACGTAGATCAGCCAACGaccaaatattacgtatatATTATTGATTCAGGTACATCACGCTATGAATAAATTactcttaaaaattaaaaaaaaaatcctacagACGTTTGGTTCCAATAATCTTATCTGCCAAAGCGTACAACTCCTCCACCGTCTgcaaaaaacagcaaaaaatagTATATAACAAAGTCTAATTAACATAACAGATAAACATTATGACGAACGCTTTCTTACGTAAATATTAGATAACAATTAATTGTCCAGTTAAGAAGAAAACTGACTGGCGCATTATCGTTgaatttgtaaacaataaaatttgttGGTATCCAATTCTTGGTAGATGCATAGCTTAACGAAAAACAactcatttttaatttcattcacAGGAAAAGATTATGTCTTTCCAATTTGAAATTTTATGCTACAGTTCAGTTGAATGAACTTTTTTTGAATGAAAGAATGCGCCCACGCCGCTAGAATGTAGTAGGCATGTAGTAATGACGTCATATCCTACCCGACACAGAGTACGTAATTTAGTGttcaataatataaacaatgcATCATTAATAGTTCATTCTTATTCGATACTTCGAACTTCTAGTAGTTTCAATATTTCTACGTGTTTCACCAACAATTACGAAGAGCACACAATATTAGGATaatagaaatcatttattttcgaTTAGATTGTAAATGTCATACATGTTTATTGCaaatatgttatatttattGGATTTCAAGTCATAATGAAACTTAAATTTTACTACAATGGAGGATAGGGCACAGTTTCAAACACCCGTGGATTTTTCAATTCAGTCCAATGAATACGAAAGAGAAtggcgattgaaaaaataatttactatcCACAAAATTCTCTCATTGCTGCCGTAACTTCACCATTGTTATGGAAATAATATTATCGTAATTTCTTACGTACATAAACAACGAATGATAGTCTAGTCTAGAATTTAACGCGCTTGAATTAACAATGCATTTTAATTACGCAATTGagacataattaatttagtaaCACGGTCATAAGCTAATCGTAactcaattattaaaataaaccaacTTCGTTTACATAGTGTTTTCAATTCATATCATAGGCTGTGTTTTCATATAGCTGTGCGGTTGACAATAAGATTGACTAAagttaatcaaagtttttagtcccATTTAATACTATTCTTAATGTTATCTAGATAActtaattatttgaaattaagtCGAATCTTCCAGAAGGCAACCTTTATTCGATTATGAAATATTGAATACGCATTTACGGAAACATGGAAAAAGAAAAACGCCTCCATCAATCatgtaacaatgaaataaaaatttacataacTTCGAGTCTGTAAAACTTGTAGtctaaagaaataaatcttaatataaATCTTAGTACTTAATGActtgtaccttttttttttaacgacgtcaaaaatcatcaaatgacccctcccgctgtgggttagcagcggtgagggagtgtcagactcttactgactaaaaaccgtcgtgttccgtcataggccttttatgtaccagggccgcggtatctctttcgaacaaccagCAGCCCCGGAATGACTTGTACCTAAGTCCGAGTCCAGTTAAACTTAATTAGTATCTGGTAACAACGTTTGTATAACACGAGCGAGTCGTGAGGTCGGGTCATTACTTATCTGTGTGTTCTAACGTGATTCCAACTAGTTCCTAACCAGTTTGAGCCGAATTTACTAAAGACCCCTGCAGACGACTCACTTAGCGAAACTATTTATGGTCTTACTGCAAAAACTTAAACTTGTGACAAACGCTTGTCTagaaaaagtgtggctgcaaaatggaccttatttcaacgtcataatttgacatttttttagacaggtgttaaactgacgtttaaaagtttttgtggtaagacggttattgTCTATTACTTTAAACGTGTATTGGTGTACCTAACATTTTTAAAGACCAGAGACAATTTTTCATAATCAGAATAAATTGTTGATCGACCTTATTCAGTGGTGTGCATTAGCGTTGAAAGGATTTTAGCAATAAATCATTTAGGCGTGTTTATGTTAACTTCGGTAAGGTTAATGGCGAAAGTTTGAAGTTCAATGCACCAAGATCACGCAACTTTGTATTGTAAAGTTTTctgagtacataaggaaatcatttaaattcgcgaaaaaaaaggaaaatggGCGCAGTTCAAAAAGTTTTTACCATCCTTTTGTGCTTTgaattttttattaggtactcttTTTGTGCAAAgtattttaagttgtatattaATAATTAGGGGAAATCTTGAGGAAATATAATTCTATGAAAAATCTTGGAAGTGACCAACACAGTCTGTTGAGTTTATTTTCAATGAATCGTGTTTTGCCCTactttaaagttttgtttatgaATAGACAACGTATCGGGCAGTAAGTCTAGCAATAGTTAAATACGACTTTGATAAGAAATAACACGAATTTATACAATTAAGTGAGCTGGGCACGCGTTCAGTTAAAAGTAATGCGTTATTTTGAAGCAGAAATGATATAACCATCGGCAAAAAAGCGTTTTGAACTGTGGATAAGgcatttttttatgcaaattagTTTTCCTTGGCAACACATCGAAAACACATTTCAGTAcctatattgatttattttatagaagtaTTGAAAATATGGGGAAAATGTTTGAAACTGGACGTGAAACCGCGTGCAGAGATTAAACTCTGCAGTCAAGCATATGATAACGAAAGTAGGTACGAAAGTCTAATCTGCACAGATAACACTATGTCTGAATAAGTTATGACTATAAGTGCATAGTGCACACGTATGTAGCTGCACCGGCTAATGACTGTTACACGAGCGCCAGATGAGTCCACAGGTCGAGCAGGGGTCAAGCCTAGCTGGTCATACCGCTTCTAACCGGTTCACCACGAGCTATCACCAATGCCCTAGACTAGactatgtaaacaaataattattacacatcATGATGATACAATATGCTGTCTTTCCATCTAGAAGATTCTCATCGCGATACAGTTCTAAAATAAGTGTTCTCTAAGCAGaattaaagtttttagaacTTCATGAAATTCGATTCAACAACTTTCTATATCTACTATCTACAATCGaccgtcatttgttttatgatcCATTGGATCTATTCCTCGGGACAGAGAGGCCTCTTTACATTCAGAGGCGTGACATGAACGTAAAGAGGTCCATAGACTGCATTTGATCTCCCATTCTGTCTACTAATCTAAATTATCAAGTAACATAAAAATTGGTTCCTACCGAGAGATTCTTCAGCGTTTTAATGTCATTTGTTTCATATTTCAGTTGTGCAAACTGTTCTTCCGTGAAGCGAACACCTTTTTCAATATCCAGTTGCGTTTGCTGTTCCATCTCCTCACGGCATTTCGCGAGGAGTTGTTCCGGTGTCAGCTCTTTGCCTTTCACTTCTTCTTCGTGTATTTGCTCTTCACCCATGGACTGAAAAAAGATGACAGTACCATTTAGGACATTTGAAAATTGTACGACTGCTTATAGAAGACTGCTTATGGAGCAGTTTCTCATGGGTCCGCTCGCGTCCCTGGATATACTACTCTTGAatggatagtgtagcttttgaacagtgaattaatttttcaaagaaTAAGAATATCATTTATTACAGGCAgacaaacaaatattgtttccattttattatatttagaagaAGAAGAGTTTTTACCAGGTCCAACTTCTGAGCAGCCTTCAATTTTCTATAGTAAATGTCAGCCCGTTTCTTGGAAGCGCGATTAACTTCCCGGTTGACCATTCGCCAAAAAACGAACACTGGATGATGGAACAGTTCCGGTGGACATTCTTTGAGCGGCGTCTTCCCGACTAGGATTAGTCGTTTGAGCCTCTCCATCTCGTCCATCTATTGATAAAAATCAATTATTAGGTATGGATCGACGTAAAAAGGGTAAAATGATTCGATTCCAGGTtgggcaagtaccaatgcaacttttataagtttgtatgtaggtacttactaagtATATATTGGAAACCAATGACTACGTTTCGGAAGGCATGACAaaatgtaggtcccggctgtcatttgaacatctatggcagtcgttatgggtagtcagaagccaataacgTAAGTCTGACAGTCAGTCTTACTTGGGGGTAATGGGTTGCGAAGAGGCAGGGAAAAAGGAGGCAGATGATGTTATATCGGTCTATGAACTACAGACTGGGTACTGTGCCAGTGTCAAATAAAGTTACGTCTTTTACATCATGACAGCAGTGTTTATGAAACTATAAAATGTACACATCTCAATACGTTGCGTAAGTAGGTCTTTACGGCAATAAAAGCTATATTGATTAGGGAAGTACTTTAAGGGAATTTAGTTGCTCGTCGCAGGTACTAAATGATATCGTAAAGTTCATAAAGCAACCCGACTGATGGGTGGGTAATTAGTTTCATGATGACTGGCGTTTAATTTGCGGAACACGAAAGCCTTGCGAACTGTCAGGCTATAGTGATAGTTGATTGATTGACAGTAATTATAGTAAGTTATGGGGTGTATATTGATATTTTCAGCTATTAtgctataaattttaaaatgagCATTTTACTGAAACATGTCTGATCTTATGTATGAATATAGAATCAGTCAGTCTATTAAAAGTTCCCCTTATTATACCATTTGCAAGACATGAATTTTGCAATTGAATATTGGTGATTTTGGAAGGTTTCTGCTTACTGCGAACAGCTGTGAAGATTTAATTGTTCTTTTCTTGAGCAGGTGGTATAGAGGTAACGATATTGTTGTGCAGTTGACACCTGTCGGTTTTCAAGGGAAAAGACCGTTCTTTGCactgacagcaactgtcaactgcCCAAAGAAATAGTCAGTCCATACTTACCACGCGCGTAGTGATCCTCTTGTTGAGGTTCTCCTCATTGACGGCGCGGATCCTCTCCTCCAGCTCCGTCATGAAGGCCTTGTCCGTGAGCCGCACCAGGTTGGAGCCCATGTGCTTCTCCAGCCGGGCGCGGACATGCGGGTGCGAGAAGCTGATCGACAAACAAGAAAACCAGGTTTAAGGGATCTTTTGAAGACTAAGGTATGGGTTTTGACAAAGAGATTTCACTTCATACGGCAATATTGTTGGTAAATCTGAATCAACCTAAGTAGGCATAAAATGGATGACTGTTTCCTCTTATACTTCTGTTTTCATAAATTAGGCTCTTTGAAACAGGCCTAATTCGCCGTTGGTAGAATATGGATTTAAAAGCACAAATATGATTAGCGAgtatttattaagtacctaatacctacAATGAATTTAACAATCCTTTCACTATTGTTAAAAACAAGGTCCAGTTACTTTCAGAACAAGCGTTGGGTATGTGTATGacaacaaaaccaaaattaatgtTTCCATAAATCAAACAACATGAAAACACAATTTTGGCGCCATTTCAGCAAAGAACAAAGACAAATTACAGCAATAAAACACCAATGCCACCCTTATCATAATGAattataactataaaaaaaagaaacatgtGAATCgtgatataaacaaaacatacgatactgtACTTTACTTCAATAATCGTGAATAGCAATCGATTAACACGACAtcgttttacaaattaaaacaaaatttattcaaaaacgcaataaaaaaagaaattcaagCTTAGAGAAGCTGTTCTATATTCAAATACttccacaaacaaataaacgcGCCACGATTGTTTACATTTGAAGatgtacacaaaaaaaaaatacaaagcatAGCCTACCAGACCCGCGAAGATTCACCAGAACCTCTTTCTGCAGTCGTTTTGGCGGCAAATCTGACAGCAATGCCGGGAGCACGGGAGCCGGCCAGACGTCTCGACGTCGCCGTAAACTTTTAGTAGTTTTGACGCTGCTGACTATATGCTCAGTGTCATAGTTGAGACCTTTATCGCGGGGTACGATGGGCCTGGCACGGTATGGCACGGCCCCCGTCGACACCACATGTTGGTACAAATTTtgtgtaaagaggttttctCACTTCTTTTTGGTAGGTATGAAAAGTAGTACTTGTTATCGATAAAATACTAATGACAATGGAATAACTACGTTGGGTGGTTCATTCATGAAACACCAAGTGACTTGTATTGATTTACATGTTCATAGGTTTTTTGGAATTGTCACCTAGATACCGACTTGGTAAgcgtagttttaatttgtttgggcTGAAAAgagtttcattaaaaacatGGAAATCATCAGTGGTTTACATTTTAAGATTATGATAAGTCTACTTATGTTTATTCCAGTTAAAATCAATAAGGGTCAGGGATTACTTATTTTTTGGCATTGAATTCCTCCAATTTGCGGTCACTATAAGACAAAGTTCAACGATGTAAGGTTACCGATAAGTAGATAATTAAATctgtcaatattaaaaaataaactcgtaAGAGACAAgtatccattttttttattatagccCCGTTCTACAAAAGGGTTCGTTCTAAAAGGTTCTTTAATTCACGTGACTGTTGATAGTTGACTCAGCACCATACATGGCACCGGCATGTCTTATTGTAAGTTACTGTATACCGAATGCATAAAGTTGCATATATTTACGTCAGTTTTGCCCTAAATAGGAATAACCATAAGGATTTATGTTCTTCGCAAATTTTTTTGGAGGATATCCGTAGGCTAAATCCTTCGTGAAATAAATCACTTTATTTTGCAACCCTACACTGTTGGGGCGTGAAGCGAAACACATAAAAGCGCCATTATGTAAAGCTAATAATTGCTTGTAGACTTGAAAATATACAGACAGGCCCATTAGTCAGAAGAATTTAGTTTTTTGGACCTGTGATATTGCCTTTCAGTTTTAAAAGCGTCATTCTTCCTTCTCATCTACTATCACTACTACGAAAACTatctatttttgttaatataaataatttttaattacttcaaAATACAGCTTACCAGGAAAATACGTTATCACTCCACTACTATGGGCAAACAACCcggattataattattattagctaaAGATCTCACATGACACGAAGTACCCAGATAGTGAAGTTAAAGTTCATATCGTTTAAAAGAAGTAATCTATACtggtttttttaaagtgaattttttaaagtttctgATATTATACGTGGGGGTCATCTTTGgaataaagttaattatgttttttcacAGTAGCAATTagaaaagattatattatttcatgTCTCTGGActtttttctgtatttattttttttaatgaagagCGTATCGGTTTTCATTTTtctcaaattggttcagtgacatacatataggtacgtacGCATAGGATCGTCTACAAGTTTTTATATTCTATGGTAAAGGCATCAGTTGCTAGGAAGCAGTCCACCCTGTTTCCGAGAGTTCCCGACGAACTGCGTGGATGGTGACACGTACGCACGGAGCCATGTAATCTATATGAGagttgtataataaaatataatataatacttaagaacaaacaaattaaaatgatgACTATGATATTTTTCGACAATATGCTTGCTGACACAACTACTTTTGTAACATAGCCCATTTTTTCGCACactaaaagcatttttttaagcCAAAGAAACATCATATAGTCGGAATAGCAAACACTAAACGTCCACAAACTGTAGACTCTATCATTCTTTGAAATAGGTACGCAAAAATTACCTTATGTAATTTTCCTATGTCTCCAAATCTATGGCGTACAGGGCTCATTTGAATCCATATCGGTATCGAAACGAAACGTCTGGGTTCAGTAAGTCAATAGCAACAAGACTTCGCGACAATATTGCCtactaaacttttatttttattataaaacagtgTCACTGTGTCGCTGTGTTATTGaactttgatttatttactaaaaatagtcATTGGTACTGAAAATTATCCGATAAAAGACTCCGTTTGGGGTGTAACGCGGTAATTAGTTCatgtgtgttattatttattggttgcTACGCAATCAAGCTGATGACTTAAAAATgctttcatttttttatcagacttttaatatttacactagttcatttattatttcatttatcgTGAATCCTACAAGTATTAACAACACTTTCCTCAAGATTCGAGAAAAACCCTAAATACCTATCCCCGAAAAGCAACAATAAAtatgtcaatattttattgagtcATGTTATAACCTAATTCAAATATcaataagaagaaaata belongs to Helicoverpa armigera isolate CAAS_96S chromosome 6, ASM3070526v1, whole genome shotgun sequence and includes:
- the LOC110371087 gene encoding uncharacterized protein LOC110371087 isoform X1, which gives rise to MNDVMVEVTETGNEVTNGNGTAIANGNGNGNGNGNGNGNMEIDDDKDKRVKIQVEGEDEVVEAEMGRKQMKRFQLPNLPRWWQAVIIQYAFSHPHVRARLEKHMGSNLVRLTDKAFMTELEERIRAVNEENLNKRITTRVMDEMERLKRLILVGKTPLKECPPELFHHPVFVFWRMVNREVNRASKKRADIYYRKLKAAQKLDLSMGEEQIHEEEVKGKELTPEQLLAKCREEMEQQTQLDIEKGVRFTEEQFAQLKYETNDIKTLKNLSTVEELYALADKIIGTKRL
- the LOC110371087 gene encoding uncharacterized protein LOC110371087 isoform X2, with amino-acid sequence MQRTPSSASEGSFWTTIELLAGRGRRRSAADPEDYTTFLDVPSRRASTLSFSHPHVRARLEKHMGSNLVRLTDKAFMTELEERIRAVNEENLNKRITTRVMDEMERLKRLILVGKTPLKECPPELFHHPVFVFWRMVNREVNRASKKRADIYYRKLKAAQKLDLSMGEEQIHEEEVKGKELTPEQLLAKCREEMEQQTQLDIEKGVRFTEEQFAQLKYETNDIKTLKNLSTVEELYALADKIIGTKRL